The following proteins come from a genomic window of Populus alba chromosome 12, ASM523922v2, whole genome shotgun sequence:
- the LOC118044885 gene encoding oleosin H2, with the protein MADFRQQQHQQRPGGQGFASTLPGKGPSTSQVLAVVTLLSAGGTLLFLSGLTLVGTLIGLALTTPVFVIFSPVLVPTTLVIGLGVSGFLASGAFGVTALSSLSWMASHLQSLIRGPLTQTLDQAKRKAQETAGQVGQKARETAQTVQSKAQESTKGGPGQEVSRT; encoded by the coding sequence ATGGCTGACTTTCGCCAACAACAGCATCAGCAAAGACCTGGAGGCCAAGGCTTCGCGAGCACCCTCCCAGGAAAGGGACCTTCAACTTCCCAGGTCTTAGCAGTTGTAACCTTGTTATCTGCTGGTGGCACCCTTCTCTTCCTTTCAGGTCTCACTCTTGTAGGGACACTCATTGGGCTAGCTTTGACCACCCCCGTCTTTGTGATTTTTAGCCCAGTTTTGGTCCCTACAACCCTTGTGATAGGCTTGGGCGTGTCGGGATTCTTAGCATCCGGTGCTTTTGGGGTCACGGCACTCTCGTCACTCTCATGGATGGCCAGCCATTTGCAGAGCTTGATCAGAGGTCCCTTGACACAAACATTGGATCAGGCAAAACGGAAGGCACAGGAAACAGCAGGACAAGTGGGCCAGAAAGCTAGAGAGACGGCCCAGACTGTTCAGAGTAAGGCCCAAGAATCGACAAAGGGTGGTCCAGGTCAAGAGGTTAGCAGGACATGA